GAGGAGTCCTATgtggggaaaaaaatcaaaaacaatgagtgaaaagagagagaaggctCTAGAGCGTAGATCTCCAGACCGAAGAGACTTCATTCTCCTCTTTCTATCAAAACTGTATGTTCTGATCAAGTAAATAGAATCAAAGTTTTCTCCCTTCACttgttcttcttccttcttttctcactctatttctgATCTCTGCTTAAAGTTCTTCCCTTTTTTCGAAAATAGGCAAAACCTTAGCTTTAATGGGTTGATCAATCTTTGTATATCAAATCATCCTTGTTTTGTGGTCGTCAATCTCTGTAGAACAACAATCCTTGGTTGTCTTTGTGGTTGTCATCTCTGTGGTTGTTGATCTCTGTAGTTGTTGATCTCTATGGTCGAAGTCGAACGAAGCAAGAGACTCAAATCGAGGCCTTACCAGAGGAAGCCGATGTCGAAGTTGCAGCAAGAAGTCGATGTCACAAtttataaaaagtaaaaaaaattgtgaataaaAAAATACGTCTTGTAGATGTATGTTAAACGTATTTTGACGTATCCGTATCCAATAAGTATCGGATACATATACTGCAACCTCACAGCCGTAGCCATGCTTTCTAGCTCTTGAATATTGTCAAAATGGAAACTAGATTTGTAATTGGATCCCTTTCCATCAAAAAATGTGCATTTGAATAGCTCACGGTTGGAATATAGCTTTGTGTTAGTCCCAACCACATGCAATAACTACTCATTACCATTTAATTTGTTGAGAAGCATCCTTCAGTTGATTGGTGGTAACGTCAAATGGTCCAATTTGCATTTATATAGGTTATATATGTTCTGGTGAGAATGCTGATCTTTCATTCCACTATCACCTGGAAACACTGGGTGGGTCTTGTTTTGACATCTGTGGCATATGTGATGCCCTATCAACAACTCTCTGCAATGGCAAAACCTACTTATGCTGATGATGGCGAGCTTCTTGATGGTGGATTTGATATGAGTACTGGTGGAATTTGTGGGTATGTTTTCCTCATGTTCACTTGTTTACTCTTGACTTTGATGTGTGGTTCTGGTATGTCTTTCCTATTTGTGCAACGACATATTTGTAAGATAAGAACGTGACACATGTCCAAGGATTTTTTGAAGTTGAACAAATAAAGTTCCTTTGATATTCTAGCAAGCTAAACATAAAATGCTTTTCATTGAATTCTAGGAAATATTCTGTAAATCAGAAAGAAGAAGCTTGTTTAAAGATTCGTTAACATGAATAATAGGATCTTCGGGTTATTGTTGCCATCTTTGGGTATCTCGTAAAATTGAAGGTTTTCTTGTAATTTATGCACCTAAGCCATATTGTTTTCATCTTGAAAAGCTTTGAGGCCcaatttttttgcatatttggtATACTTATAAACATTCGTTGGGTACATGGGGAATGTCACCTTTGCTTGGCATTACATTTGCCCACCTTCAATAAGCAAGAAACATTGTGTTCATGATGCATCCCTCTGCTGTTCAATGTTGTGTCTGCTACGAAATGTTTACAGGTTTAGATTGTCAGTATGGCAGTTACGATTTTGTCTGTTGTACATTGTTACAAGATTCCTCCCTTAtagttgtttgttttcttgcagCTATTTGCATGATGTAATCTACATCACAAGCTTTGTGCAAGTTATGTCCATCATCTCGGGGAAATTTTGGTACACGTTCCTAGTGGTGAGAacctgtttttttctttctttcttttggaatAGCTTCCAGACATGCCTATAATTGCACCTTGCTTGTTATACATTGATGAGATTGATGATAGTTCAGTGGGAGAGGCATCCTTAGACCTCTGACGAAGGAATATTATGGTTTAAGAGAAGTCACTATGTTGCTAGATTGACCAAAACCATAGAGACTAGTCCCTGTGTTCACTACTACAGCTTTATTTATtattgaagaaaatgaaggGAAATTATTGTGGTGCTGCTAGCATATCCATCAGTGTTCACATTGCTTCATCATTCATCTGTGGATGTGGCTTTGCTTCTGATCTGGACTTCACATATAGTTTAAAAGAACCTAGGTGGAAGAACCTTTAAATTGCAAATTGTCTGCTGCTGACAACTGCAACCAAGATTGTGCAAGACTTTTATGAGACCAAGCATAGGATTGTGTTGGATCTACGAACCAAAGATAGATTAGATGTATCTTGGGCCTTCTCGTAATTTAAATTTCACATGCATACACATGCTAACATTTGTAGGTAGAGGTTTTTTAGTGAGATGACTCCTCAACGATAACATTTTCTTTTGCGTAAGATGCTTTGTTTAGACATGACAGCGACATGAGGTTCGACTGGTCAATGTGTAACACAGTTATTTTTTCCTTGATACTGTCCAGATACCGGGATTTGCAGCATACAAATCATTTGGTTTCATTAGAGGATTTCTTTCACAGGGTTCAGAGGTACCTTCTATTCTCCACATTTTTTGTTTACCATCTACCAAGCGACTTAGTCATTCACATACATACtaaattccttttcttttcgtttttCGGCTTAGAAAGAATACTTGATATCATTTTGAAATGTTTGTGTGTGAATTAGGGAGTTGTGGATGATGAGAAGACCCGCAGGAAGAGGGAAAAGATGGAGAAGAAGGCCTCAAGAACCAAGTTTGTCAAGAGCAGAAATAGATAGACCTCGTCGACTATTCCAATAACAGGTTGATCTGAACTTTAGACAGATGTTGGACTTTACAGTATCCATACACCAAGAGGTTTGGTTCCCCAATCCCCACTGTTTTAAAGGGAGAAGAACAACTTATATTAGTGTGAAAAATGGTTTCATCTCTCCCAGATCGTGGAGCCAAGACGCCATAAGAAACTAACGTTTCATTGTACCATATTCTAACTAGGGAATATTTCTTATGATCTTAGATCAACAAAACGATGGGGATCGATATTTTATCGTCCGATCTTACTGATCTTTATTGGACATGGACTTATGGGCTGGATAAAATATCATAGTTATGATTAAAAGATTACCATTTGCAAAAGTTGTTTTCCTGACTCTAGTCATGGGGAATTTTCAAGAGCCAAAATGGGAAGGTAAAAATAACCACACAAGCAATTTGtgcatataatatattaaaaagaTGTTACGGTGATAAGTCTCCATGCAAGACAttcatttttggatttttttttttaacataatcatattttcaatttttattcatctacACTAAACCAgtgttctttttttaataatcatATTTGAGGTTTTT
This sequence is a window from Tripterygium wilfordii isolate XIE 37 chromosome 8, ASM1340144v1, whole genome shotgun sequence. Protein-coding genes within it:
- the LOC120004298 gene encoding transmembrane protein 208-like isoform X2 — protein: MAKLLRFIIACNVIYVLVRMLIFHSTITWKHWVGLVLTSVAYVMPYQQLSAMAKPTYADDGELLDGGFDMSTGGICGYLHDVIYITSFVQVMSIISGKFWYTFLVIPGFAAYKSFGFIRGFLSQGSEGVVDDEKTRRKREKMEKKASRTKFVKSRNR
- the LOC120004298 gene encoding transmembrane protein 208-like isoform X1; protein product: MANQGAKKRKEENARHMAKLLRLIIGCNVIYVLVRMLIFHSTITWKHWVGLVLTSVAYVMPYQQLSAMAKPTYADDGELLDGGFDMSTGGICGYLHDVIYITSFVQVMSIISGKFWYTFLVIPGFAAYKSFGFIRGFLSQGSEGVVDDEKTRRKREKMEKKASRTKFVKSRNR